A genome region from Amblyraja radiata isolate CabotCenter1 chromosome 32, sAmbRad1.1.pri, whole genome shotgun sequence includes the following:
- the gfi1b gene encoding zinc finger protein Gfi-1b, whose protein sequence is MPKSFLVKSRKTGSFNQPRYNDDKVSSKLEPVLTPPVDLPIWSPVENTGPSTGPNIHDREHEQEDTPWENGGDYQRGSLSLTKAATYDIPPGSGTLLSRSSGNKECLLTSAHKPGFPWGPFHNIYDFCHLSPSFQSSLLVNTGGLYRTPVSRPLEIDQPIDYSTHYASGSNAYHCIKCNKVFSTPHGLEVHVRRSHSGIRPFACDLCGKTFGHAVSLEQHLNIHSQERIFECKMCGKTFKRSSTLSTHLLIHSDTRPYPCQYCGKRFHQKSDMKKHTYIHTGEKPHKCQVCGKAFSQSSNLITHSRKHSGFKPFGCELCVKGFQRKVDLRRHCETQHGLKC, encoded by the exons ATGCCGAAATCATTCCTGGTGAAAAGCAGAAAAACTGGCTCTTTTAACCAGCCTCGATACAACGATGATAAAGTATCAAGCAAACTGGAGCCGGTGTTGACACCTCCTGTTG ATTTACCCATATGGTCTCCAGTAGAAAACACGGGCCCCTCCACTGGGCCGAATATCCATGACCGTGAACATGAGCAAGAAGACACTCCATGGGAGAATGGCGGAGACTATCAGAGAGGGTCCTTGAGCCTGACTAAAGCCGCTACATACGACATCCCTCCAG GGTCAGGAACCCTTCTCTCGAGATCTTCTGGCAATAAAGAATGTTTGCTGACCTCCGCCCACAAGCCAGGCTTTCCTTGGGGCCCGTTCCACAACATATACGACTTCTGCCATCTCTCCCCCAGCTTCCAGTCCTCTCTCTTGGTCAACACAGGTGGTCTGTACAGGACCCCTGTTTCAAGGCCACTGGAGATCGACCAGCCCATTGACTACAGCACACATTACGCCTCAGGATCAAATGCTTACCACTGCATAAAGTGTAATAAG GTCTTCTCCACGCCCCACGGCCTGGAGGTCCACGTCAGGAGGTCTCACAGTGGCATACGACCCTtcgcctgtgacctgtgtgggaaaACATTTGGCCATGCCGTAAGCCTGGAGCAACACCTGAACATCCATTCACAG gagAGGATCTTTGAATGTAAAATGTGTGGGAAAACCTTCAAGCGATCGTCCACACTGTCCACCCACCTGCTGATTCACTCCGACACCCGGCCTTATCCCTGTCAGTATTGCGGAAAACGATTCCACCAGAAGTCAGACATGAAGAAGCACACTTACATTCACACAG GTGAGAAGCCTCACAAGTGTCAGGTGTGTGGGAAAGCGTTCAGCCAGAGCTCCAACCTCATCACCCACAGCCGCAAACACAGTGGCTTCAAACCCTTTGGTTGCGAGCTGTGTGTCAAGGGCTTCCAACGCAAAGTGGATCTCCGCCGTCACTGCGAGACTCAGCACGGCTTGAAGTGTTAG